The following coding sequences lie in one Phragmites australis chromosome 8, lpPhrAust1.1, whole genome shotgun sequence genomic window:
- the LOC133927503 gene encoding cytochrome P450 704C1-like, producing the protein MEEGSSVGEAGRRDRVVGVVLIAVVTVEEVNQVKLLFSALQLLVHFRESLTRILLRKLKAESYWPENQPECLPDKHKAREDILSRFIILLASNKDPETMNDHYLRHIVLNFLIAGKDTTGNILSWFFYMLCKNPIVQDKVTLEIKKSVQWAKEDNNTEGFTARLNQGAIDKMHYFHAAISETLRLYPAVPVVQINSL; encoded by the exons ATGGAGGAGGGATCGAGTGTTGGAGAAGCAGGCAGGAGGGATCGAGTGGTGGGTGTCGTGCTCATTGCTGTGGTGACCGTCGAG GAAGTGAATCAGGTGAAACTGCTTTTTTCAGCtcttcagcttctagttcatttcagagaatcactcacACGAATTTTACTCAGGAagttaaaagctgaaagctactGGCCCGAAAACCAGCCGGAGTGCCTCCCAGACAAGCAT AAAGCCAGAGAGGACATACTTTCAAGATTCATAATACTCCTAGCAAGCAACAAGGACCCTGAGACAATGAATGATCATTACCTGCGTCACATAGTCCTCAACTTCCTGATCGCAGGGAAAGACACGACTGGGAACATTCTCTCCTGGTTCTTCTACATGCTCTGCAAGAACCCTATAGTTCAGGATAAAGTTACCCTTGAAATCAAGAAGTCAGTTCAGTGGGCCAAGGAAGATAACAACACAGAAGGTTTCACAGCAAGATTGAACCAAGGTGCTATTGACAAAATGCACTACTTCCACGCTGCGATCTCCGAGACGCTCCGGCTGTATCCTGCTGTCCCAGTGGTAcaaataaattctctgtag
- the LOC133926159 gene encoding uncharacterized protein LOC133926159, translated as MPGKGQRRREKNYRAAHGGDSRLAPPPKQRELEAIPSKLRRLIAFQNKHNANASSGGGGAPGKQDDGAGKNKPAKDKKTKKQTLETTVDSKPAENKGEDGPAANENVNVEESKGKRKRKRGKAMDLRFKELDEKASISKKQKRKKYLDEKKKKRKSNKVEILPDFPGREKVKFGEVVEAPPKLSFPKVKSPLDASREILRKEAIENYRNIKGWTSRPGLQLPTPDENTLS; from the exons atgCCGGGGAAGGGGCAGCGGCGGAGGGAGAAGAACTACCGGGCCGCGCACGGAGGGGACTCGCGCTTGGCCCCGCCGCCGAAGCAGCGGGAGCTCGAGGCCATCCCGTCCAAGCTCCGCCGCCTCATCGCCTTCCAGAACAAGCACAACGCCAACGCCTCCTCAG GAGGTGGAGGCGCTCCCGGGAAGCAGGACGATGGGGCGGGCAAGAACAAGCCGGCAAAAGACAAG AAAACTAAGAAGCAGACCTTGGAGACTACTGTTGATAGCAAACCAGCAGAAAATAAAGGTGAGGATGGGCCGGCTGCCAATGAGAATGTGAATGTGGAGGAAAGCAAGGGGAAGCGGAAGCGGAAGCGGGGGAAGGCTATGGACCTTCGTTTCAAGGAATTAGACGAGAAGGCCTCGATTTCAAAGAAGCAGAAAAGGAAGAA GTATCTggatgagaagaaaaagaagcgcaAAAGCAATAAGGTGGAGATTCTTCCGGATTTCCCTGGGCGTGAAAAAGTGAAATTTGGTGAAGTTGTCGAGGCACCACCAAAGTTGTCATTCCCAAAG GTGAAGAGTCCTTTAGATGCTTCTCGTGAGATCCTAAGAAAAGAGGCGATTGAGAATTACAGAAACATCAAAGGCTGGACATCGAGGCCTGGACTCCAGCTTCCAACACCAGATGAAAATACATTATCGTGA